A part of Aegilops tauschii subsp. strangulata cultivar AL8/78 chromosome 2, Aet v6.0, whole genome shotgun sequence genomic DNA contains:
- the LOC109756258 gene encoding WAT1-related protein At5g47470-like, producing MEQPPLPQPPTTQGHHTREEVPRRHLPQSQRGLRRWRRGEGKGASGGSGGVGFPPCRRQRRATRGNKWPSELSNRLILELVVLSLGGVTVFQALMLDGMKRTSPAIASAMLNLAPGFIFVVAGCLRFERVDLKCRYTRAKIVGTLLCLGGAITMSILQSPATPPGRRSPDLAAWVVGCLCLLGAVLVLSGTIILQAATLIRFPAPFTLCAMTSLIGALLTGMFQVFTTGRLGPGTAQISTGIILSLVFVGSLVSSVSIMYQTWVLEKKGPVLVSLFSPTQTVGSAIFSALFLGRVVQPASILGMLFLFSGLYAVLWAKKKEGHVLPPADKVVADDIEKPLLLPR from the exons ATGGAGCAGCCCCCCTTGCCGCAGCCACCGACCACACAGGGTCACCACACGAGGGAGGAAgtgccccgccgccaccttccccAGAGCCAGCGCGGGCTTCGCCGGTGGCGGCGAGGTGAGGGGAAGGGGGcgagcggcggcagcggcggagtAGGGTTTCCCCCGTGTCGCCGCCAGAGGAGGGCGACGCGGGG GAACAAATGGCCGTCGGAGCTGAGTAATAGGTTGATCCTTGAGTTGGTGGTGCTGTCTCTGGGAGG GGTGACTGTGTTCCAAGCCCTCATGCTGGATGGCATGAAGAGGACATCCCCCGCCATCGCCTCCGCGATGCTGAACCTGGCCCCGGGATTCATCTTCGTTGTCGCGGGCTGCCTCCG GTTTGAGAGGGTTGATCTCAAGTGCCGGTACACAAGAGCCAAGATAGTGGGGACCCTTCTGTGCCTGGGGGGAGCCATCACCATGAGCATCCTGCAGAGCCCTGCCACTCCACCGGGCCGAAGATCGCCAGACCTGGCAGCCTGGGTCGTCGGCTGCCTGTGCCTCCTGGGTGCGGTGCTCGTGCTGTCGGGCACAATAATCCTGCAG GCAGCAACCCTGATCCGTTTCCCGGCCCCTTTTACCCTCTGCGCCATGACCTCACTCATCGGCGCCTTGCTGACAGGGATGTTCCAGGTGTTTACCACAGGGAGGCTCGGCCCTGGGACGGCCCAGATCAGCACCGGAATAATCCTCTCCCTTGTGTTTGTG GGTAGTCTGGTGAGCTCCGTGTCCATCATGTACCAGACGTGGGTGCTAGAGAAGAAGGGGCCTGTGCTCGTCTCACTGTTTAGCCCCACGCAGACCGTGGGTTCCGCAATCTTCTCCGCCCTCTTCTTGGGACGGGTGGTGCAACCAGCAAG CATACTAGGGATGCTATTTCTTTTCTCCGGCCTTTATGCAGTTCTGTGGGCAAAGAAGAAAGAAGGCCATGTTCTTCCTCCTGCAGACAAGGTCGTGGCAGACGATATAGAGAAACCACTCTTGCTTCCACGCTAG
- the LOC109756260 gene encoding asparagine--tRNA ligase, chloroplastic/mitochondrial gives MAAAAAACRLLRLAPRRLRNPRHSLFRTPLALSSGWRRYCAAAATPTGDAVGEFRRRIRVAEVKGGEDQGAAWVGKELTVRGWVRTCRAQRTVTFVEVNDGSCLSNMQCVLTPETEGYGQIDSINTGASVLVEGVVASSQGVKQKVELKVSKIIVIGESDPTSFPIQKKRASREFLRTVAHLRPRTNTFGAVARVRNALAYATHKFFQDSGFIWVSSPIITASDCEGAGEQFYVTTLLSNSAEGGCLVNSIPSKDGRVDWSQDFFCKPAFLTVSGQLNGETYASALSDIYTFGPTFRAENSNTSRHLAEFWMIEPELAFADLNDDMACASAYLQYVVKYILENCKEDMDFFDTWVEKGIIDRLNNVAEKNFVQMSYSDAIKLLIGSNKKFEFPVKWGLDLQSEHERYITEVAFGGSPVIIRDYPKEIKAFYMRQNDDGKTVAAMDLLVPRVGELIGGSQREERLDYLEARLDESNLNKDSYWWYLDLRRYGSVPHAGFGLGFERLVQFATGIDNIRDAIPFPRVPGSAEF, from the exons AtggcggccgccgccgccgcctgccgcctTCTCCGGCTGGCACCGCGCCGTCTCCGGAACCCGAGGCATTCCCTCTTTCGTACGCCACTCGCTCTCTCCTCGGGCTGGCGCCGCTactgcgccgccgcggcgacgCCGACGGGGGACGCCGTGGGGGAGTTCCGCCGGAGGATCAGGGTGGCGGAAGTGAAGGGCGGGGAGGACCAAGGCGCCGCCTGGGTCGGGAAGGAGCTTACCGTGCGCGGGTGGGTGCGCACCTGCCGCGCCCAGAGGACCGTCACATTCGTCGAG GTTAATGATGGATCTTGCTTGTCCAATATGCAATGTGTGTTAACTCCTGAAACAGAAGGCTATGGCCAG ATAGACTCTATCAATACAGGGGCCTCAGTGTTAGTGGAGGGAGTTGTAGCAAGCAGCCAAGGCGTTAAGCAGAAAGTGGAGCTAAAGGTTTCAAAGATCATTGTG ATTGGGGAGAGTGATCCCACATCTTTTCCTATACAGAAGAAACGAGCATCAAGAGAATTTCTGAGGACTGTGGCACATCTCCGTCCTCGGACAAACACTTTTGGTGCA GTGGCAAGAGTAAGAAATGCTCTGGCATATGCAACTCATAAATTTTTTCAAGACAGTGGATTTATTTGGGTATCAAGCCCTATTATTACTGCCTCAGATTGTGAAGGAGCAGGGGAGCAGTTCTATGTCACTACTTTG CTTTCAAATAGTGCTGAAGGAGGCTGCCTAGTCAACAGCATTCCTTCGAAGGATGGAAGGGTCGATTGGTCACAG GATTTCTTCTGCAAACCAGCATTTCTAACGGTGTCTGGACAACTGAATGGCGAAACATATGCTTCAGCTCTATCTGAT ATTTACACATTTGGTCCCACATTTAGGGCTGAAAATTCAAACACTTCAAGGCATTTGGCTGAATTTTGG ATGATTGAGCCTGAACTTGCCTTTGCTGATCTAAATGATGACATGGCGTGTGCAAGTGCATATCTCCAGTATGTA GTAAAATATATTCTTGAGAACTGCAAAGAAGATATGGATTTTTTTGACACGTGGGTTGAGAAAGGGATCATAGATAGACTAAAT AATGTAGCTGAGAAAAACTTTGTTCAGATGTCATATTCTGATGCTATCAAGCTACTTATTGGGTCCAACAAGAAATTCGAGTTCCCG GTAAAGTGGGGGTTGGATCTGCAAAGTGAGCATGAAAGATATATCACAGAAGTCGCATTTGGCGGCAGTCCTGTAATAATTAGAGATTATCCAAAG GAAATCAAAGCTTTCTATATGCGACAAAATGATGACGGGAAAACAGTTGCGGCAATGGATCTATTGGTTCCTCGG GTAGGTGAACTCATTGGAGGAAGCCAAAGAGAAGAACGGCTTGATTACCTCGAAGCTCGGCTGGATGAATCAAATCTTAACAAAGATAGCTACTGGTGGTATTTGGATCTGCGGCGATATGGATCAG TTCCTCATGCTGGTTTTGGCCTTGGATTTGAACGGCTTGTACAGTTTGCAACCGGAATAGACAACATCAGAGACGCCATTCCATTTCCCAGGGTTCCTGGTTCTGCGGAGTTTTAG